CCCCCTTCCTGCTCGGCACGCATCATGGCGGCCTCCTCGCGCAGGTGGGCGGGCATGTCGGAATAGACGTCCTCGAACATGATGCGCCAGTCCGGCTGCCCGGTGGCCTCGGCGCGGATAACCTGCTCGTCGACCTCCCGGTGAACGGCGGCGATCATGGCCGCGCGTTCCTCGGACTCAATGGGATGGCCCAGATGCTCCAGCAGTTTCTCGACACGCACCACCGGATCACGGCCCAGCCACTCCTGCACTTCCTCGCGGGTGCGGTAGTTCTTCTCGGCGTCGGCGTCGGCGTTGCTGTGCGAACCGACGCGGTAGGTCAGGCACTCCACCAGCGCGGGGCCGTTGCCGGCACGCACCCACCCGGCAGCGTGCGTGCAGACCTCCATGACCGCCACGATGTCGTTGCCGTCCACGTAGAAACCGGGCATGCCGTAGGCCTTGGCCTTGATATGGATGTTCTCGCTGGCGGTCTGGCCGCGCAGGTTGGTGCTGATGGCCCACTGGTTGTTCTCGCAGACGAACAGGCACGGCGCGGCCATCGCCCCGGCCATGTTCATCCCGGCGTGCCAGTCGCCTTCGCTGGTGGCCCCGTCCCCAAAGGTGCAGACGGTGATCTCGTCGGTGCCCAGGTACTTCTGCGCCATCGCAGTGCCGGTGGCGGGCGGCACCTGGTTGGCAATGGAGCTGCTGATCGACACGAAGTTCTGCTTGCGGGCGGCGAAGTGGTGCGGCATCTGGCGGCCCCGGCTGGGATCGGAGTTGCTGCCCAGGCACTGGCTGATCAGCTCAAACATCGGCACGCCCAGCGCCAGCGCCAGCGTGTGATCGCGGTAGTACGGCCAGACCCAGTCGTGGCCGGGGCGCACCGAGTGCGCCAGCCCCACCTGGGTGGCCTCCATGCCGCTGGACTGCGCGTAGAAGGTCGTGCGCCCCTGCCGCAGCAGCGTGATTAGCTTGCGGTCGAACTCGCGGGCCCGCAGCATCACGGCGTGCAGCTCACGCAGGCGTTCGGGGGTGTAGGCGGCTGGCAGGGGCTGAACAGGCAGGCCGTCCTCGCCCACGTAGCGGATCGGTTCGGCAGTGAAAGGCTGAATACCCGCAGTAGCAAGGGATTCAACCGGAGGGGATGTGGTCATTTGAGGCGGGCCTCCTGTACGGGCGGCAGAGCGCCCAACCTGCTCTGCCATCGGCGGAATATGTCTAACTGATGTCTAACCTAACGGGCGTTAGGCATTCTAGCCGCTGGACATAGGCAAGAGAGGAGACGGCTCTGTCCATTCACCCCGGACGATGCTGGACCAGGGGTGGTACTTCAGGGTTGAAAACTCTGATCAGTGGGCGAAAAACACCAGGTCGCCAGGAACGTAATCGGGCACAGCCCTCCCCTCCCCTGCGGGAGCCAGGGTCTCCAGGATCCGCCGGGCCTCGGTCAGATAGGCGGCGAAGGGCACATTCTCCTCAGCCGTCAGCGGGCGCTGTTCCCCGAACAGGTCCAGCGGGGCCTCGTCCTGCGCGTGGGTCCACGCCCCGCTCATCCAGTCAAAATCGTACAGGGGCAGGAAGCGCGCGCCGTGCTCGGCCACGAATTCGATGGCGCTCAGCAGGAACTCCACCTCCTCATCGCTGGCCCAGGGCGCCAGGTTCAGGCGGGTCCAGCCGGGCTTGAGTCCGTCGATGTTGGACAGCGCACACTGCATGTAGCGCTCGCTGCGCTCGTCGTCGATGTCCAGCAGCACATGTCCGTAGGGACCGGCACAGGCGCAGCCGCCCCGGGCCTGAATGCCGAACAGGTCATTGAGCAGCCGGACCACCAGCCGCGGGTGCAACATGGTGCCGCCCTCGGTGCGAATCAGGAAAGAGAGAAAGGCCAGACGCTGGGCGTGGGGGTTGCCCAGCAGCTTCACCCTTTCATTGCGGCCCAGCCGCTCCAGCGCCCGCGCGAACAGCTCGTGCTCCCGCGCTGTCAGGGCATCGACGCCCAGTTCCTCCTTGACCTTGAAGGCCAGTGCAGTGCGGACCTTGCCCAAAATCGCGGGGGTGCCGGCGTCCTCACGGGCCTCGATGTCCTCGATGTACACCTGTCGGGTGCGGCTCACGTAGCGCACCGTGCCGCCCCCTGCCGTGCTGGGGACGTTCAGATGATACAGATGCTCCTGGAAACACAGCAGACCCGGTGTTCCCGGCCCCCCCACGAATTTATGGGGGCTGAGGAACACGGCGTCGTAGCCGTCCGGCCTGCCCGGCTTCATGTCGATCTTCACGTAGGGACCGCTGGCGGCAAAGTCGAAGAAGGCATAGGCCCCGTGCTGGTGCAGAATCCGCGCCACCGTGCGGGTGTCGGTCAGCAGGCCGGTCACGTTGCTGGCGGCGCTGAACGAGCCGATCTTGGGGCGGCGGGCGTACTGCGGTGACTTGAGCGCCCCTACCAGCGCGTCGAGGTCGAGGTTGCCCCGCTCACACAGCGGCAGTTCGACCACCTCGGCCAGCGTCTCGCGCCAGCTGACCTCGTTGCTGTGGTGTTCGTAGGGGCCGACGAACACCACCGGGCGCTCGTGTTCCGGCATGGAGGCCAGCACCGTGGCGCGGTAATCGCTGCAGACGGTCAGGCCCAGAATGTCCTGAATGCGCCGCACCGCCGCCGTGCTGCCCGAACCGCAGAACACCAGCTTGCATGTCGCGTCGCCGCCCAGTTGCCCCCGGATGTAGTCGGCGGCCTGGTGGCTCATGTGGGTGCTGTGCGCTCCGGTGGCGCTGTCCTCGGTGTGGGTGTTGGCGTACAGGGGCAGGGCCAGCGTCATGACCCTCTCCTCCACGCTGCGCAGCGCCCGTCCGGAGGCCACGTAATCCGCGTAGGTCACCCGCCGCTCTCCGAAAGGCGTGCGAATCACGGCGTCAGTTCCGATCAGATCGGCCCGGAGAGTGGTGAAGTCCATGCCTGATTGTAGGAGCTTCCTGATCTAAAGGCCAGATAAAGGTGTGAGACCCGTCCGCTCACGCAGCCTGCACCGGGGGTTTTCCGGCGGTTGTCCCGCGATCCGGGTCACCGTCACCGCTGGACGCGCCAGATACACTTGGGCCGATGAGTGGCTGGAATGTGATTGTAATCGGTGGAGGCCACGCGGGCCTGGAGGCGGCGTGGGCCGCCGCCAAATTTTCACGGGTGGGCCTGCTGGTGGGTAACCCGGCAACGGTGGGCCGCATGCCGTGCAACCCGGCGGTGGGCGGTCCCGGCAAGAGCCAGCTGGTGTTCGAGATTCAGGCGCTGGGCGGCCTGATGGGCCGGCTGGCCGACGACACCGCGATCCACACCCGCGTGCTGAACGCCAGCAAGGGGCCCGCTGTCCAATCGCTGCGGGTGCAGAACGAACGCGACGCCTACGCCGAACACGCCCAGGACGTGATCTTCAGCCAGCCTGAGATCGACGTCATCCGCGGCGAGGCGGCCGATCTGGAGGCAGACGGTCGTGGCGGCTGGCTGGTCGTGACCACCGATGGGCGGCGTCTCCCCTGCCGCAGCGTGGTGGTTGCGGCGGGAACGTTCATGCGGGCGGTGACGTGGTATGGCCGCCAGTCCCGCGCCGAGGGGCGGCAGGGCGAGCCGCCGTCGCGCTTCCTGTCCGCGCCGCTGGAACGGGCCGGGCATGTCCTTAAACGCTTCAAGACCGGCACGCCGCCGCGCGTCCGCGCCGATTCAGTGGATTTTTCCAGCCTGCTGGAGGTTCCCGCCGACCCCCAGCCGCGCGGCTTTACCGGCACGCCCGGCCCACGCGCCCAGGAGTCCCCCACCTGGCAGACCCACACCACCCCCCAGACCCACCAGCTGATTCACGAGAACCTGCAGGAATCGCCGATGTTCTCCGGCGACATCGAGGGCCGGGGGCCGCGCTACTGCCCCAGCATCGAGGACAAGGTGGTCCGCTTTGCCCACCATGACCGCCACCTGCTATTCGTCGAGCCGGACGGCATCCAGACCAGCGAGGTCTACTTGCAGGGCTTCAGCTCCGCGCTGCCGCCGTATCTTCAGGACCAGCTGGTGCGGACCCTGCCGGGGTTTGAACATGCGGTGGTGCAGCGTTACGCCTACGCGGTGGAGTACGACGTGGTGGACTCCACCGAGCTTACCTTGAACATGGAGTCTCGGCGGCTGCCCGGCGTCTTTACCGCGGGCCAGATCAACGGCACCAGCGGCTATGAGGAGGCGGCGGCGCAGGGGCTGGTGGCCGGAACAGCAGCGGCCCGCCGCGCACTTGAGCTCACCACTGAGCCTCTGGGACGGGACACCGGATACATAGGGGTTCTGATGGACGATCTGGTATTCAAGAGCAGCGATGAGCCCTACCGGATGATGACCAGCCGCGTTGAGCACCGGTTGCTGGTGCGCCAGGACAACGCCGATGAGCGCATGACCCCGCTGGGTCACCGGCTGGGACTGGTCAGCGACACTGAGCTGCGCCGGATCGAGGCCAAATATGAGCGCGTTGCCGCCGGCATGCAGGCCCTCACCAGTCAGCGCAGCGGGGGGCAGCGTGGCGACGCTTGGCTTCGCCGCCCGGAGTTCAGCCTGCCAGACGTCGAGGCGCTGGGCATCTCGCTGAACGCGGAGCTGGACGCCAGCGAGCGCGAGGCCATCGAGATTCGCGTCAAATACGCCGGCTACATCGCCCGCGCCCGCCAGCAACTGGGGGCGGAGGACCGCGCCCGTGACCTGCGGCTGGATGGTCTGGACTACGCGGCGATACCATCCCTGTCCAATGAAGCCCGGGAAAAACTGGGCAGAAGCCGCCCCGATACCTTGGAGCAGGCGGCACGTCTCTCCGGGGTGCGCCACGCGGACATCGGGGCGCTGCTGGTTCACCTCAAAAAGCGCGGCGTTTCACGGGAAACTTGACGGTGAAACAAGCAGGAGAGTAGGAGACAAATTGGATCTACCCCACCCAATTCGAGCTGCTTGACTGTAACCCGCGTTTCACGGGAAACTTGACGGTGAAACAATGGAGGGGCAGGATTGAATACTTTTGAAGAGGGCCTGTTGCTGGGCATTCTGATTGGCGAGGGACATTTCGGCGGGGATGGAAAACAGCCCCAGATCACGCTGCGAATGCATACGCGACATCAGGCGCTGTTTGAAACGATGCTCCGGCTGTGTCCGGGGTCCAAACTGTACGGCCCCTACGAGCACGGTGGTCGCAGCTACTTTCAGTGGATGGCGCGGGGGCAGGTGCTGCGTGAAACCCTGTTGCCGCTGCTGGACCGCCTGCCGCTGCGCGACATCGATACGCATGTGTATGAGCGGTATGCCGACATGAAAGAGAGGTACCACCTGTGAACCGCGACGGACTGGACTTGCTGCAACGCGGCGCTGCACTGCTGGAGCTGGACCTTACCGCCCAGTTGCCCGCCTTCGAACACCTGTTTTCGCTGCTTCAGGCCGGCAACGAACGCCTGAACCTCACGGCCCTCAAAACTGAGGAAGATATTGTCCTCAAGCACTTTGTGGACTCCCTGACCTGCCTGCGCGGCGGATATCTGGAAGGTGAACTGAAGGTGCTGGACCTGGGGACCGGCGCCGGATTCCCCACCTTTCCCCTGGCCCTGGTGAGGCCCAACCTGCACTTCACAGCAGTGGATTCGATTCGCAAGAAGATCGACTTTGTGCGCGATACGGCGACGCAGCTCAGCCTTCCCCAGGTCACGCCGCTGGTGGGGCGGGCCGAAATGCTGGGACGCAGCCCGGACCACCGGGAACGTTATGACCGTGTGGTGGTCCGGGCGGTGGCCTCCCTGCCGGTGCTGGCGGAACTGGCCCTGCCTCTCTTGCGTGAGGGTGGCCTGCTGGTGGCACAAAAAGGAGCCATCACTGCCGAGGAGCTGAATGCTGGGCGCCGCGCGGCAGGAGAGGTGCGCGGCAAGGTGCAGGTGGTTGATCCGTTTGACCTGCCCATCCTGGGAGACGCGCGAACCCTGATTGTCATTGAGAAACTTGGGCCGACGCCGTCGAAGTACCCACGGCGCGCGGGGGTACCCACCGCCCAGCCGCTGTTCTGGACCCCGCCGCCCAGGACAGCACGCTAAAGTGGGGGCAAAGGTGAGGTTGACTTGATGGGAGACGGACAGAACAGACGGCTGCACGAGGCCGGGCCGGCAGACAGGAGGGCGCAATGAAGGTACTGGGGCTGGTCAACCAGAAGGGCGGGGTAGGCAAGACCACCACCGCCATCAATCTGGCCGCCTACCTCGCAGCGGGGGGGCGGCGGGTGCTGCTGCTGGACATGGACCCCCAGGGCAACGCCACCAGCGGCCTGGGCCTGCGCGGCGCGGAGGTAGGGCTATACGAGGCCCTGGAAGACCCGGCCCGCGCCGCCGAATGCATCCGGTCCACCAATCAATCGGGTCTGGACCTGCTGCCCGCGACCCCTGACCTGGCCGGGGCAGGGGTGGAGCTGGCCGACGATCCGGACGCCCTGGGCCGTCTGCTGGGCCATCTGACGCAGTACGACCTGGTGCTGGTGGACGCGCCGCCCTCGCTGGGGCCACTAACGGTGAACGTGCTGGCCGCTGCCGACGCCCTATTGATTCCCCTGCAGGCCGAGTACTACGCGCTGGAAGGGCTAGCCGGGCTGATGGAGACGGTGGAGCGGGTCCAGGGCGGCCTCAACCCCCGGTTAAAAGTGCTGGGCGTGGTACTGACCATGTTTGACGGACGCACCAATCTGGCCCAGGAGGTCGAGACGATGGTGCGTCAGCACTTCGGTGATCTGGTGTTCTGGTCCGTGATCCCGCGCAATGTGCGGCTCTCGGAAGCGCCCAGCTTTTCCAAGCCGATCAACGCCTTTGCGCCGCTGTCCAGCGGGGCCGCCGCCTACAAACGGCTGGCCGAGGAGGTGATGTCCCGTGTCGAGAAAATCTAGCCTGGGCCGGGGCCTGGACGCCCTGCTGGCCCGCCCGGTGACGGACACGGCCCCACCGGGCAGCGCCGGGGGCGTGCAGACCCTCAACATTGACCGCATCGTGCAGGCGGGCTATCAGCCGCGTCAGGTTTTCGAACCGGGCTCGCTGGCCGAACTGGCCCAGAGCATCCGTGAGAAGGGCATCATCCAGCCGTTGCTGGTGCGCCCACGCGGCGAGGCCTTCGAGATCGTGGCCGGCGAGCGGCGCTGGCGGGCCAGTCAGCTCGCTGGACTGACCGAGTTGCCGGTGATCATCCGCGATCTGGGGGACCGCGAAGCCCTGGAAATCGCCATCGTCGAGAACCTGCAGCGCGAGGATCTGGGGCCACTGGAAGAGGCGCGGGCCTATCAGGCCCTGCTGGACCAGGGCCTGAACCAGGAGGGGGTGGCGCAGGCAGTGGGCAAGGGCCGCAGCACCGTGTCCAACGCCCTGCGCCTGCTGACCCTGGGCGAGGGGGCCCTGCGCGCCCTGGACAGCGGCAAGATCAGCGCCGGTCATGCCCGCGCCATCCTGGCCCAGGCGGACGGGGACCGCGCCTGGGCACTGGAACAGATCACCACGCGAGGCCTGAGCGTACGCGAGGCCGAGGCGCTGCGCCGCGAGGGCAGGCCCCGGGCCGGTGCCCCGGTCAAGGTCAACCCGCCGCGCACCTACCGTCAGCTGGAGCTGGACCTGAGTCGACGCACCGGTACCCGCGTCCGCATCACCGGCGAGGGCAAGGGGAAAGTAGAGCTGAATTACGCTTCGCGTGAGGAACTTGACCGGCTGCTGAACCTGCTGGGTTTTGAGGCCGAGTAGCAGGAATCACCGGTAGAGGAAAAAGGGGAGACGGAGAGGTTGGAACGCCTCTCCCTCCTGCTTTGCCCCTCTCTTTCCCGTCAGCGGGCCTTGCCCACCAGAAAGATGTTCGGCCAGGGGCGGTAACTGCTCTTGAGGATGTCCTGCTTGAAAGCCTTGCCATCCCGTACAAACTTGCGGGTGACCTCAATCACCGCCCCCGGAGCCGCCCAGTCTATCTGCTTGCGCTGACCGGCAGGCAGGCTGGCGTCGGGAATCAGGCGGTCCGCAGGTGAGGGGGTAGAACTGAGCGTGTTCGGCTTGCCGATCTCCACCGTGAAGTCCCGCGCCTTGCCAAAGACGCTGACGCTCAGGGTGGCCGCCTCATCGTCCCACTCGGTCTGGAACCACAGCGCGCCGCCAGTGTCGTTGGCAAATTTGAGGTCAAGGCTGGGCTGGTAGATGGTAGCATCCAGGCCCTGCGGATCGTAGTAGTGCACCTGATAGGAGTGGTTTTGCCGCTGGGCAATCGGCAGGCCTGCGCCGTACAGGGTGCGGAAGACGGTGGTGCTGACCTGACAGATGCCGCCGCCGACACCACTGGCCGTGCGGTCCCCGGCGATAACCAATCCAGCCACGTAGCCGTTCCCCGCCGTGATCGGGCCGATGAATCCGTTGAAGGAAAACACCTTCCCCTCAAACAGG
This genomic window from Deinococcus aerolatus contains:
- a CDS encoding thiamine pyrophosphate-dependent dehydrogenase E1 component subunit alpha translates to MTTSPPVESLATAGIQPFTAEPIRYVGEDGLPVQPLPAAYTPERLRELHAVMLRAREFDRKLITLLRQGRTTFYAQSSGMEATQVGLAHSVRPGHDWVWPYYRDHTLALALGVPMFELISQCLGSNSDPSRGRQMPHHFAARKQNFVSISSSIANQVPPATGTAMAQKYLGTDEITVCTFGDGATSEGDWHAGMNMAGAMAAPCLFVCENNQWAISTNLRGQTASENIHIKAKAYGMPGFYVDGNDIVAVMEVCTHAAGWVRAGNGPALVECLTYRVGSHSNADADAEKNYRTREEVQEWLGRDPVVRVEKLLEHLGHPIESEERAAMIAAVHREVDEQVIRAEATGQPDWRIMFEDVYSDMPAHLREEAAMMRAEQEGGSR
- a CDS encoding aminotransferase class V-fold PLP-dependent enzyme — protein: MDFTTLRADLIGTDAVIRTPFGERRVTYADYVASGRALRSVEERVMTLALPLYANTHTEDSATGAHSTHMSHQAADYIRGQLGGDATCKLVFCGSGSTAAVRRIQDILGLTVCSDYRATVLASMPEHERPVVFVGPYEHHSNEVSWRETLAEVVELPLCERGNLDLDALVGALKSPQYARRPKIGSFSAASNVTGLLTDTRTVARILHQHGAYAFFDFAASGPYVKIDMKPGRPDGYDAVFLSPHKFVGGPGTPGLLCFQEHLYHLNVPSTAGGGTVRYVSRTRQVYIEDIEAREDAGTPAILGKVRTALAFKVKEELGVDALTAREHELFARALERLGRNERVKLLGNPHAQRLAFLSFLIRTEGGTMLHPRLVVRLLNDLFGIQARGGCACAGPYGHVLLDIDDERSERYMQCALSNIDGLKPGWTRLNLAPWASDEEVEFLLSAIEFVAEHGARFLPLYDFDWMSGAWTHAQDEAPLDLFGEQRPLTAEENVPFAAYLTEARRILETLAPAGEGRAVPDYVPGDLVFFAH
- the mnmG gene encoding tRNA uridine-5-carboxymethylaminomethyl(34) synthesis enzyme MnmG, with amino-acid sequence MSGWNVIVIGGGHAGLEAAWAAAKFSRVGLLVGNPATVGRMPCNPAVGGPGKSQLVFEIQALGGLMGRLADDTAIHTRVLNASKGPAVQSLRVQNERDAYAEHAQDVIFSQPEIDVIRGEAADLEADGRGGWLVVTTDGRRLPCRSVVVAAGTFMRAVTWYGRQSRAEGRQGEPPSRFLSAPLERAGHVLKRFKTGTPPRVRADSVDFSSLLEVPADPQPRGFTGTPGPRAQESPTWQTHTTPQTHQLIHENLQESPMFSGDIEGRGPRYCPSIEDKVVRFAHHDRHLLFVEPDGIQTSEVYLQGFSSALPPYLQDQLVRTLPGFEHAVVQRYAYAVEYDVVDSTELTLNMESRRLPGVFTAGQINGTSGYEEAAAQGLVAGTAAARRALELTTEPLGRDTGYIGVLMDDLVFKSSDEPYRMMTSRVEHRLLVRQDNADERMTPLGHRLGLVSDTELRRIEAKYERVAAGMQALTSQRSGGQRGDAWLRRPEFSLPDVEALGISLNAELDASEREAIEIRVKYAGYIARARQQLGAEDRARDLRLDGLDYAAIPSLSNEAREKLGRSRPDTLEQAARLSGVRHADIGALLVHLKKRGVSRET
- the rsmG gene encoding 16S rRNA (guanine(527)-N(7))-methyltransferase RsmG, encoding MNRDGLDLLQRGAALLELDLTAQLPAFEHLFSLLQAGNERLNLTALKTEEDIVLKHFVDSLTCLRGGYLEGELKVLDLGTGAGFPTFPLALVRPNLHFTAVDSIRKKIDFVRDTATQLSLPQVTPLVGRAEMLGRSPDHRERYDRVVVRAVASLPVLAELALPLLREGGLLVAQKGAITAEELNAGRRAAGEVRGKVQVVDPFDLPILGDARTLIVIEKLGPTPSKYPRRAGVPTAQPLFWTPPPRTAR
- a CDS encoding ParA family protein, with amino-acid sequence MKVLGLVNQKGGVGKTTTAINLAAYLAAGGRRVLLLDMDPQGNATSGLGLRGAEVGLYEALEDPARAAECIRSTNQSGLDLLPATPDLAGAGVELADDPDALGRLLGHLTQYDLVLVDAPPSLGPLTVNVLAAADALLIPLQAEYYALEGLAGLMETVERVQGGLNPRLKVLGVVLTMFDGRTNLAQEVETMVRQHFGDLVFWSVIPRNVRLSEAPSFSKPINAFAPLSSGAAAYKRLAEEVMSRVEKI
- the parB gene encoding ParB/RepB/Spo0J family partition protein ParB, which codes for MSRKSSLGRGLDALLARPVTDTAPPGSAGGVQTLNIDRIVQAGYQPRQVFEPGSLAELAQSIREKGIIQPLLVRPRGEAFEIVAGERRWRASQLAGLTELPVIIRDLGDREALEIAIVENLQREDLGPLEEARAYQALLDQGLNQEGVAQAVGKGRSTVSNALRLLTLGEGALRALDSGKISAGHARAILAQADGDRAWALEQITTRGLSVREAEALRREGRPRAGAPVKVNPPRTYRQLELDLSRRTGTRVRITGEGKGKVELNYASREELDRLLNLLGFEAE